One part of the Vitis riparia cultivar Riparia Gloire de Montpellier isolate 1030 chromosome 6, EGFV_Vit.rip_1.0, whole genome shotgun sequence genome encodes these proteins:
- the LOC117916566 gene encoding BTB/POZ domain-containing protein At3g44820, translating into MAPPAAKVSGFHREGNDWFCTASLPSDVTVVVERVNFHIHKFPLISKCGKIEKMFEESQGIHEAKFTTSLEGFPGGPDIFLIAVKFCYGVRVELTPRNIIMVYCAADYLGMTDAYGEENLLSKSESFFHKTILRNWKDCILALQSSDPVMPMAEKLHIISKCLNSLSMMVSTDPSLFGWPMMMYGSLQSPGGSILWNGINTGARIRSSESDWWFEDISYLNVLLFKRLIQTMEARGIRSENLAGAIMYYTRKYLPGLGRWQSGQSGKTMTVASFSLTPAAVDQRVLLESIEKLLPEKKGKSFCRFLLGLLRVALILGVNQTCKESLMRRIGMQLELATLDSLLIPTYSDSDTLYNNDCVEQIVHHFISSEPRITSFSPASLDLETSPLSGPLRKVAKLMDSYIAEVASDVNLKPGKIRSLAEALPESSRSLHDGLYRALDIYFKAHPWLSEKEKEQLCNIIDYQKLSIDACAHASQNERLPLRVVLQVLFFEQMQLRTALAGCLHVIDNENAPAGPITISSDMAGQIVQRDGWVTVVRENQVLKVDLERMRSRVGELEEEFTKMKQEMKKVSKTHSSLNSPRMVARRIGCKLLPRSSDAQADTVDSTAPTPRASVEQARSSYHSGHRKTFSLF; encoded by the exons TTTCCTCTCATATCCAAATGTGGGAAGATAGAGAAAATGTTTGAAGAATCTCAAGGTATTCATGAGGCTAAATTCACTACTTCACTAGAAGGATTCCCTGGTGGTCCTGACATTTTCTTGATCGCTGTTAAATTCTGTTATGGTGTCCGGGTGGAGTTGACACCAAGGAACATAATAATGGTGTATTGTGCGGCAGACTATCTAGGAATGACAGATGCATATGGAGAAGAGAACTTACTGTCTAAATCAGAGAGTTTCTTTCATAAAACTATACTTCGCAACTGGAAGGATTGTATATTGGCCCTTCAAAGTTCTGATCCTGTCATGCCTATGGCTGAAAAGCTCCACATAATAAGCAAATGTTTGAATTCTCTATCTATGATGGTTTCTACAGATCCAAGTTTGTTTGGATGGCCCATGATGATGTATGGCAGCTTGCAAAGCCCAGGAGGAAGCATCCTATGGAATGGGATAAACACCGGCGCAAGAATTCGAAGCTCAGAATCTGACTGGTGGTTTGAAGATATATCATATCTCAATGTGCTTTTGTTTAAGAGACTTATTCAGACAATGGAAGCAAGAGGTATAAGATCCGAAAACTTAGCGGGTGCTATAATGTATTACACTAGAAAGTACCTACCAGGTCTGGGCCGGTGGCAGAGTGGACAAAGTGGCAAAACTATGACCGTTGCAAGTTTTAGCTTGACACCTGCAGCCGTTGATCAGAGAGTCCTGTTGGAAAGCATTGAAAAGCTACTCCCTGAAAAGAAGGGGAAGTCCTTTTGCCGTTTCCTACTGGGACTTCTTCGAGTTGCATTGATACTAGGTGTTAATCAAACATGCAAGGAGTCATTAATGAGGAGAATAGGGATGCAACTGGAACTGGCAACTCTAGATAGTCTTCTGATTCCTACTTATTCTGATTCTGATACTTTGTATAATAATGACTGTGTTGAACAGATTGTCCACCATTTTATATCTTCAGAACCAAGGATAACATCATTTTCTCCTGCATCTTTGGACCTGGAGACATCACCATTATCTGGACCATTAAGAAAAGTTGCGAAGTTGATGGATAGCTATATTGCAGAGGTGGCTTCTGATGTAAACCTGAAGCCAGGAAAAATACGTTCTCTTGCAGAGGCCCTTCCAGAATCGTCAAGATCTTTGCATGATGGGCTGTACAGAGCACTGGATATATATTTCAAG GCACACCCTTGGCTTTCGGAGAAAGAGAAGGAACAACTCTGTAACATAATCGACTACCAGAAACTCTCTATTGATGCATGTGCCCATGCATCCCAAAATGAAAGACTGCCTCTTAGGGTAGTTCTTCAAGTTCTATTCTTTGAGCAAATGCAGTTGAGAACCGCACTGGCTGGTTGCCTTCATGTCATAGACAATGAAAATGCCCCTGCAGGTCCCATAACCATCTCAAGTGACATGGCAGGCCAGATTGTACAGCGAGATGGATGGGTGACTGTTGTTCGAGAAAACCAGGTCTTAAAAGTAGACTTGGAAAGAATGAGATCTAGAGTTGGGGAACTTGAAGAAGAGTTTACTAAAATGAAGCAAGAGATGAAAAAGGTCAGCAAGACCCATAGTTCCCTCAATTCTCCTCGCATGGTTGCAAGAAGAATTGGTTGCAAGCTTCTCCCTCGATCCTCAGATGCCCAAGCAGATACTGTTGATAGTACAGCACCCACTCCAAGAGCATCAGTTGAGCAGGCCCGTTCTTCCTATCATTCTGGGCACCGTAAAACATTCTCTTTATTTTAA